The genomic segment TAACCTGACATTTAGGTCTGTGTGGACAGCTTTTGGCGTTAACAACACACTGGCTGAAACACACATCGCCCTGAATCGCACGTATTACGTCGTGCAGGTTTATTTTCTTTGGTTCTCTGGCCAGCTCAAATCCGCCCGCTGCGCCCATACGGCTTCCTACCAGTTTCGCCGCTGAAAGTTTCTGCAGCAGTTTGCAGGCGATAGGTTCAGACACATCCTGATTCTTCGCGAGCTGTCTTGCCGGTATCGGCTGTCCGCCGTAATTCATCGCAAGACCTGCTATCAGTCGCAGAGCATAATCGGTATTTCGTCTTATCACATCCATCTTTATACCTGAACATTAACATTAAGTAAGACTAATATAGTCTTATATCGGCAATATGTCAAGAAAGTTTCAAAAAAAATTTAAAATTATTTCATAGATGCTTTGACGAAGTCAAGTTCCGCTTGAGATATCACATTTCAGTGATTTTTCGCCAGTTTCTTCCGTCTTTATGGATAAGCGAATCTGCCTGCGGGAGGTTGTCGGCGCCGGCGGGGTAGCTGAAAGGTTCTATCTCCTGCTGCTGTCGGGAGTTGAGGATGTTGTCAATCAGTTCCCACGCGATTTTTACATCGTCAATTCTTGTAAATAAAGTCTGGTCGCCGAGCATGCAATCCAGTAAAAGCCTCTGGTAGGCGTCGGGCGTATCAGTGCCAAAAATGTCGGCGTAATTAAAATCCATATTGAGTGTGCCGATGCAAAGTTTCGCTCCGGGTCTTTTCGCCTCGAAGAAAAGACTTATACCTTCACGCGGCTGAATTTTAAATACCAGAACATTTGACGGCAGTTCGCCGATGCCGGCCGATGCGAACATCGAGTGCGGAACTTTTTTGAATGTTACAGCAATTTCAGTAACGCGTTTGGCCAGTCGTTTGCCGGTGCGAAGATAAAACGGCACATCTTTCCATCGCCAGTTATCGATGAAAAGCCTCGCGGCAATATAAGTGTCGGTTTTTGATTTTTTATCGACGTTCGCTTCATCGCGATACGCCGGCACATCTTTGCCGTCGATTTTACCGGCGGTGTATTGGCCGATTACGACATCCTCGTTCCAGGGCGATAAATCGAACGGCCTGATACTGCTTAGCAGTTTTACTTTTTCATCGCGTATATGTTCTTCGCCGAAAGAGGTCGGCGGTTCCATCGTTACCAGCGAAAGCATACTTAACATATGATTTACGAACATATCGCGGATTGCGCCGCTCTTGTCGTAATATCCGCCGCGGGATTCGATGCCGAGCGATTCAGCGATGGTGATTTGCACGTTATCAATATAATTGCGATTCCAGAGCGGTTCGAAAATTGAGTTCGCGAACCGGAACATCAGAATATTCTGTACGGTGTCTTTGCCGAGGTAATGGTCGATTCGATAGAGTTGATTTTCAGCGAACCATTTATTGAGACTGTCATTTAATTTCGTCGCGGTTGCCAAATCATGGCCGAACGGTTTTTCAATAACGAGCCGGACGGATTTGTCGCCGTTTTTGTTAAGGCCGGCCTTGCCGAGATTATCGGCAACCTGTTCGTAAAGTGTCGGCGGCAGTGAGAAATAAAAAACTCTGCCCATTTTTTGCGGATAATTCTTTTCGATGTTTGTAAGTTTGTTTTTGATTTTGGTGTAGAAATTTGAATCGCTGTAATCGCCGCTGGCAAAGTGGAAACTGCTGATGAATCTTTCATCGTCCTCTAATATGCCTTTGGCAGATTTCGACGCGAT from the Planctomycetaceae bacterium genome contains:
- a CDS encoding Rrf2 family transcriptional regulator encodes the protein MDVIRRNTDYALRLIAGLAMNYGGQPIPARQLAKNQDVSEPIACKLLQKLSAAKLVGSRMGAAGGFELAREPKKINLHDVIRAIQGDVCFSQCVVNAKSCPHRPKCQVSKKLASLQKYIEDALKETTLDKLLSGK
- the zwf gene encoding glucose-6-phosphate dehydrogenase gives rise to the protein MEKIRPSVKNEQALCSESPAPPTGLIVFGASGDLSKRKLIPAVANLFKRGLLDNGFFFLGCGRTEMSDEDMRKIASKSAKGILEDDERFISSFHFASGDYSDSNFYTKIKNKLTNIEKNYPQKMGRVFYFSLPPTLYEQVADNLGKAGLNKNGDKSVRLVIEKPFGHDLATATKLNDSLNKWFAENQLYRIDHYLGKDTVQNILMFRFANSIFEPLWNRNYIDNVQITIAESLGIESRGGYYDKSGAIRDMFVNHMLSMLSLVTMEPPTSFGEEHIRDEKVKLLSSIRPFDLSPWNEDVVIGQYTAGKIDGKDVPAYRDEANVDKKSKTDTYIAARLFIDNWRWKDVPFYLRTGKRLAKRVTEIAVTFKKVPHSMFASAGIGELPSNVLVFKIQPREGISLFFEAKRPGAKLCIGTLNMDFNYADIFGTDTPDAYQRLLLDCMLGDQTLFTRIDDVKIAWELIDNILNSRQQQEIEPFSYPAGADNLPQADSLIHKDGRNWRKITEM